In one window of Pseudodesulfovibrio sediminis DNA:
- a CDS encoding MBL fold metallo-hydrolase, producing MRKLTVETFVLGPDETNCYLLSAEGKAIVIDVGIDPTRLIDRIDELGLELEAIYLTHFHVDHIGGVKEVLERFTVPVFANDNDEFLKELSLEAMGLRELMEYIDFEYTVIMPGRRKVLGQDMLVLDTPGHTPGSLSYFFPAAGCAFVGDLIFMIAVGRTDLPRGSSSELLASIRSRIFILPDDTRLYSGHGPMTTVVHEKENNPHFII from the coding sequence ATGCGCAAACTGACTGTCGAAACCTTTGTACTCGGCCCGGACGAGACCAACTGCTACCTGCTCAGCGCCGAGGGCAAGGCGATCGTCATTGACGTGGGTATCGACCCGACCCGGCTTATTGACCGGATCGACGAGCTGGGGCTGGAGCTGGAAGCCATCTACCTGACCCATTTTCATGTGGATCATATCGGCGGGGTCAAGGAAGTCCTTGAGAGGTTCACTGTCCCTGTTTTTGCCAATGACAATGATGAATTCCTCAAGGAGCTGTCGCTGGAGGCCATGGGGCTCCGTGAACTGATGGAGTATATCGACTTCGAGTACACGGTCATCATGCCCGGCAGGCGAAAGGTGCTCGGTCAGGACATGCTCGTGCTGGACACGCCGGGGCACACACCCGGCAGCCTGAGTTATTTTTTCCCGGCAGCAGGGTGCGCCTTTGTGGGGGATCTTATCTTCATGATCGCCGTGGGGCGGACAGATCTGCCGCGCGGCAGCTCTTCGGAGCTTCTCGCCTCCATCCGCTCCCGCATCTTCATTTTGCCCGACGATACCCGCCTGTATTCCGGGCACGGTCCCATGACCACCGTGGTTCACGAGAAAGAGAACAATCCGCATTTTATTATATGA
- a CDS encoding OprD family outer membrane porin has product MKRIPALQCLVLLLLILMTVPCLAAEEEPSEFGTLTGQARMYYFTQRNKTTGEDFDNIRESLAVGGFLKYETPWLAEYFGAGVAGYTTIPFLDMFNERDEGGTGLLSSTNQGFIALGEAYFKARYSQTEGRIWRQRIETPFINGNDSRMVPQTFEAYGVKSSDIEDVELSVYWVDKEKARDTELFVSMSEMAGLQGTSTGVFMVGADWQAMENLPTRFWNYYAPDMDNTFFAQLKYTFGEAEAVHYGILFQGVDQRSVGDERRGEYNTGEAGVLGTVGFAGWTFDVGGTVVDNSAGIRNSWGTYPFFNNMMSYAFNRAGEKALLFGVAYDFERLGAKGFTVNIKTGFGYTPDSGRSASFDRNEYNLNLGYQFDGDLKGLSIQNRWSYQDADNDFGGTDGYQVRLRLQYNFQLM; this is encoded by the coding sequence ATGAAAAGAATACCAGCCTTGCAGTGTCTCGTCCTTCTGCTCTTGATTCTCATGACCGTTCCCTGCCTTGCAGCAGAGGAGGAACCCTCCGAATTCGGCACGCTCACCGGGCAGGCGCGCATGTATTATTTCACCCAGCGCAACAAGACCACCGGGGAGGATTTCGACAACATCCGCGAGTCTCTGGCCGTGGGTGGCTTCCTGAAATATGAGACACCCTGGCTGGCCGAGTACTTCGGTGCCGGGGTCGCCGGATACACGACCATACCCTTTCTTGACATGTTCAACGAACGGGATGAAGGCGGCACCGGGCTTCTCTCTTCCACCAATCAGGGCTTCATCGCCCTGGGCGAGGCCTACTTCAAGGCGCGGTACTCCCAGACCGAAGGGCGTATTTGGCGTCAACGCATAGAGACGCCGTTCATCAACGGCAATGACAGCCGCATGGTTCCACAGACATTTGAGGCGTATGGCGTGAAGTCTTCGGATATCGAAGATGTAGAACTCAGTGTTTACTGGGTGGACAAGGAAAAGGCGCGTGACACCGAACTCTTTGTGTCCATGTCGGAGATGGCCGGATTGCAGGGGACCAGCACCGGCGTATTCATGGTCGGCGCTGACTGGCAGGCCATGGAAAATCTGCCGACACGGTTTTGGAATTATTACGCCCCTGACATGGACAATACGTTTTTTGCTCAGCTCAAATACACCTTCGGGGAAGCCGAAGCAGTGCACTACGGCATTCTGTTTCAGGGAGTTGACCAGCGGAGTGTGGGGGATGAACGGCGCGGGGAATACAACACCGGAGAAGCGGGGGTTCTCGGGACAGTCGGTTTCGCCGGATGGACGTTTGATGTCGGCGGCACTGTTGTGGATAACTCCGCCGGTATCAGAAACTCCTGGGGAACCTATCCCTTCTTCAACAACATGATGAGCTATGCCTTCAACCGCGCCGGGGAAAAAGCGCTGCTGTTCGGCGTTGCCTATGACTTCGAGCGTCTTGGTGCCAAAGGGTTTACGGTCAATATCAAGACCGGCTTCGGGTATACCCCGGATTCCGGGCGCAGTGCCTCCTTTGATCGCAACGAGTATAATCTGAATCTGGGGTACCAGTTTGATGGCGATCTGAAAGGATTATCCATCCAGAACCGTTGGTCCTATCAGGATGCGGACAATGATTTTGGCGGCACGGACGGGTATCAGGTCAGGTTGCGGCTTCAGTATAATTTTCAGCTTATGTAG
- a CDS encoding HDOD domain-containing protein, with the protein MAQETVSTEREIHVAPETLDAAKALLTRRFKYIHKPDDSIKQLARLGADRVAVDMTLHPEKYQSAQSEQELPAVTPLDPLDILRQDQQLPALPQVFLELQQAISGKATSADDLAAIISQDPGLTAFLLRMVNSAFYSLPMQIDTISRAVTVVGVNQLSTLAVGTSVMSLFKDVPEDVLDMEQFWKHSVACGLIARRLCRITGKGDPERAFVSGLLHDIGQLILLQAEPDRATAVYAHSRATDVLLYETEKKLLGFDHATLGGMLLRKWNFPFVLVAAVLEHHQPKANQKEEEPGLVHCAETIATGLGIGSSGEHFIQPPDKAIWDSMEFTSERMDHMVEDLDEELMEAFEILLDG; encoded by the coding sequence ATGGCACAAGAAACCGTCTCTACTGAGCGGGAGATTCACGTTGCTCCCGAGACTCTTGATGCAGCCAAGGCGCTGCTTACCAGGCGTTTCAAATATATTCACAAACCAGATGACTCCATAAAACAGCTGGCTCGGCTCGGTGCCGATCGGGTTGCCGTTGACATGACCCTGCACCCCGAGAAATACCAGTCCGCTCAATCAGAACAAGAGCTGCCTGCCGTAACCCCGCTGGACCCTCTGGACATCCTGCGTCAGGACCAGCAGCTTCCGGCATTGCCGCAGGTCTTTCTGGAGCTGCAGCAGGCCATCAGCGGCAAGGCGACATCGGCTGACGATCTGGCTGCCATAATCAGTCAGGACCCCGGCCTGACCGCCTTTCTGCTGCGTATGGTCAACTCCGCATTTTATTCGTTGCCCATGCAGATCGACACCATCTCGCGTGCCGTCACCGTGGTGGGGGTGAACCAGCTCTCCACCCTGGCCGTGGGAACCTCGGTCATGAGTCTGTTCAAGGACGTGCCAGAGGATGTGCTTGATATGGAGCAGTTCTGGAAACACTCCGTTGCCTGCGGACTCATTGCGCGCAGATTGTGTCGCATCACCGGCAAGGGGGACCCTGAGCGCGCGTTTGTGTCCGGTCTGCTGCATGACATCGGACAGCTCATCCTGCTTCAGGCTGAGCCGGACCGGGCCACAGCCGTTTATGCCCATTCACGGGCGACCGATGTGCTTCTTTATGAGACCGAGAAAAAACTGCTGGGATTTGATCACGCCACCCTGGGCGGCATGCTGTTGCGCAAGTGGAATTTTCCGTTCGTGCTGGTTGCCGCCGTTTTGGAGCATCATCAGCCCAAGGCGAACCAGAAAGAAGAGGAGCCGGGGCTGGTCCACTGTGCCGAGACCATTGCCACGGGGCTGGGGATCGGCTCCAGCGGCGAGCATTTCATCCAGCCCCCGGACAAGGCCATCTGGGATTCCATGGAGTTCACGTCGGAGCGTATGGACCACATGGTCGAGGACCTGGACGAGGAACTCATGGAGGCCTTTGAAATCCTTTTGGATGGATAA
- a CDS encoding NifU family protein has protein sequence MREKVEQVLDKVRPMLEADGGNVELVNITDSGVVQVRLVGACKGCPMSQMTLKNGIERIVLKEIPEVKAVEAVQE, from the coding sequence ATGCGTGAAAAAGTCGAACAGGTCTTGGATAAGGTTCGCCCCATGCTTGAAGCCGACGGCGGCAACGTGGAACTGGTCAATATCACCGATTCCGGCGTGGTGCAGGTTCGGCTTGTGGGCGCCTGCAAAGGGTGCCCGATGTCCCAGATGACCCTGAAGAACGGCATCGAGCGGATCGTTCTCAAGGAAATCCCGGAAGTGAAGGCTGTCGAGGCTGTGCAGGAGTAG